The Oleidesulfovibrio alaskensis DSM 16109 DNA window CAGCCCCTGAGGCTCGCCCGCAAAGCCGGTCACATGAAAAAACCTCAGGCGCACGGCGAGATCCTCGTAAGCATGCTCCACGCTGCGCCAGAAGCAGAAATCCCGGACATCCACGCCCAGCTCTTCCTTCAGTTCGCGCGCCAGAGCCTGTTCCGGAGTTTCGCCCTGTTCTATCTTGCCGCCGGGAAACTCCCAGAAGCCGGCACGGGGTCTGCCCTGCGGGCGCTCCACTGCCAGAAAACGGCCGCCGCGCC harbors:
- a CDS encoding (deoxy)nucleoside triphosphate pyrophosphohydrolase — translated: MKSVDVVAGILWRGGRFLAVERPQGRPRAGFWEFPGGKIEQGETPEQALARELKEELGVDVRDFCFWRSVEHAYEDLAVRLRFFHVTGFAGEPQGLEGHRLAWLRCDEALRLRFLEADRPLVADLATITF